From one Pedobacter faecalis genomic stretch:
- the recF gene encoding DNA replication/repair protein RecF (All proteins in this family for which functions are known are DNA-binding proteins that assist the filamentation of RecA onto DNA for the initiation of recombination or recombinational repair.): protein MWLKNITLLNFKNYSDASLSFSKTVNAFVGNNGAGKTNLLDAIHYLCLCKGYFNPIDSQQIKLDEELFLIQGDFDREQKNEKITCGVKRNQKKQFKRNKKEYEKLSDHIGLFPLVMISPYDTSIVMEGSEERRRFMDNVISQTDAKYLDELITYNRQLLNRNALLKQIAVTRSYDPELLEIYNMQLVASGLSLHQKRTQFMAQFVPLFDKYYTFLTGGAERVGLLYQSQLTAADFGQLLAQSLEKDKVLERTTAGVHKDDLIFTIADMPLKKFGSQGQQKSFLIALKLAQYAYLRLHKGFKPLLLLDDIFDKLDDSRMHKLMEMVSQQDFGQIFITDTGRDRVQALFKTINVPVTLFEVDRGSVHHA, encoded by the coding sequence ATGTGGCTAAAAAACATCACACTGCTCAACTTCAAGAATTATTCGGACGCAAGCCTCAGTTTTTCGAAAACGGTAAATGCTTTCGTAGGAAACAATGGTGCGGGGAAGACCAATCTGCTTGACGCTATTCATTATTTGTGCCTGTGCAAAGGGTATTTCAATCCGATCGACAGTCAGCAGATCAAGTTAGACGAGGAGCTCTTTTTGATACAGGGTGACTTTGACCGTGAGCAGAAGAATGAGAAGATCACCTGCGGGGTTAAACGTAACCAGAAGAAGCAGTTTAAGCGTAATAAAAAAGAGTATGAGAAACTGTCTGATCACATCGGATTGTTTCCGCTGGTGATGATCTCGCCCTATGATACCAGTATTGTGATGGAGGGTAGTGAGGAGCGCAGGCGCTTTATGGATAATGTGATTTCCCAAACGGATGCGAAGTATCTGGACGAACTGATTACTTATAACCGGCAGCTGTTGAACCGGAATGCCTTGCTTAAACAAATTGCGGTAACACGTTCGTACGATCCTGAACTGCTGGAGATATACAATATGCAACTGGTAGCCTCAGGATTAAGCTTACACCAGAAAAGGACGCAGTTTATGGCGCAGTTCGTTCCATTGTTCGATAAATATTACACCTTTCTCACCGGCGGGGCAGAGCGTGTCGGCCTCCTGTACCAAAGTCAGCTCACTGCTGCCGATTTCGGGCAGTTGCTGGCACAATCGCTGGAGAAGGACAAAGTGCTTGAACGCACTACTGCGGGGGTTCATAAGGACGATCTGATATTTACCATCGCCGATATGCCGCTTAAAAAGTTTGGTTCCCAAGGTCAGCAGAAATCTTTTCTCATTGCGCTTAAGCTTGCGCAATATGCGTATCTTAGGTTACATAAAGGGTTCAAACCGCTGCTACTTCTCGACGATATCTTTGACAAGCTTGACGATAGCCGGATGCACAAGCTCATGGAGATGGTTTCGCAGCAGGATTTCGGACAGATCTTTATCACGGATACGGGGCGTGACCGGGTCCAGGCCCTGTTTAAGACGATCAATGTACCGGTAACACTATTTGAAGTAGACAGGGGGTCAGTGCATCATGCGTAA
- a CDS encoding DUF721 domain-containing protein, with amino-acid sequence MRKPNDITLKEAIGKLLNVYRIKGKFDETSVVAFWPELMGKAVANRTTQIYVSQKKLFVRLESAVVKNELLMVRAGIIQKINERAGTEVITEIVFL; translated from the coding sequence ATGCGTAAACCAAACGATATCACATTAAAGGAAGCCATAGGTAAATTGTTGAACGTTTACCGTATTAAAGGGAAGTTTGACGAAACTTCTGTTGTGGCTTTCTGGCCGGAACTAATGGGTAAAGCGGTAGCCAACCGTACTACGCAGATCTATGTGTCGCAGAAAAAGCTATTTGTCAGGCTTGAATCTGCTGTAGTGAAGAATGAACTGCTTATGGTAAGGGCCGGCATCATTCAAAAAATTAATGAACGCGCCGGCACTGAAGTCATCACTGAAATTGTCTTTCTGTAA
- a CDS encoding FKBP-type peptidyl-prolyl cis-trans isomerase, with protein sequence MKKIILILILPLCAGTLAAQTKKTAAKKPVATTKAPIFSGRVDSVSYAFGSSMASDLKNRNLTEINYTLLLRGFEDAFSGKPALLKEEEMRTVISNTLKLAYENRFAATRAEGKAFLEANKTKPGVNVTSSGLQYEVLTKGNGAMPAASDTVLVHYKGTFLNGKQFDSSYDRNEPLSLPLTGVIQGWTEGLQLMPAGSKYRFYIPYHLAYGESGSGPDMPPYSTLVFDIELLKVNGK encoded by the coding sequence ATGAAAAAAATAATCCTTATACTCATTCTGCCGCTTTGCGCGGGCACGCTTGCGGCGCAGACAAAAAAAACCGCAGCTAAGAAACCGGTTGCCACCACAAAAGCGCCAATCTTCAGCGGCCGGGTCGACTCGGTCAGCTATGCTTTTGGGTCTTCAATGGCGTCCGACCTTAAGAACCGCAACCTTACCGAGATCAATTATACCTTACTGCTCCGGGGCTTCGAAGACGCCTTTTCAGGAAAGCCGGCCTTACTCAAGGAAGAAGAGATGCGTACGGTCATCAGCAATACCTTGAAACTGGCCTATGAGAACCGGTTTGCCGCCACTAGAGCCGAAGGCAAAGCCTTCCTCGAAGCCAACAAGACGAAACCTGGTGTAAATGTCACCAGTAGCGGACTTCAGTATGAAGTCCTCACCAAAGGCAACGGCGCCATGCCTGCAGCTAGTGATACCGTACTGGTGCACTATAAAGGAACATTTTTAAATGGCAAACAGTTTGACAGCTCTTACGACAGAAACGAGCCGCTTTCCCTGCCGCTTACAGGTGTTATCCAAGGCTGGACGGAAGGTTTGCAGTTAATGCCGGCGGGCTCTAAATACCGTTTTTATATACCATACCATCTGGCCTACGGAGAAAGCGGATCAGGTCCTGACATGCCGCCATACAGTACCCTGGTATTCGACATCGAACTGCTTAAAGTGAACGGGAAATAA
- a CDS encoding nucleoside-diphosphate kinase, giving the protein MTTNRTFTMIKPDAVANGHIGAIINDITSAGFKIIALKYTRLTPESAGEFYAVHKERPFYNDLVSFMSSGPIVAAILEKDNAIEDFRKLIGSTNPAEAAEGTIRRKYAKSIDANAVHGSDSDENAQIEGDFFFTAEERF; this is encoded by the coding sequence ATGACTACAAACAGAACATTCACCATGATCAAGCCTGATGCCGTTGCTAACGGGCACATCGGGGCTATTATTAACGATATTACCTCGGCAGGTTTTAAGATCATCGCGTTGAAATACACCAGGCTTACGCCTGAATCTGCGGGCGAATTTTACGCGGTACACAAAGAGCGTCCGTTTTATAATGACCTTGTAAGCTTTATGTCGTCCGGACCTATCGTTGCTGCGATCCTCGAAAAAGATAACGCTATCGAAGACTTCAGAAAACTGATCGGGTCTACCAATCCGGCAGAAGCTGCAGAAGGCACCATTCGCAGAAAATACGCAAAGTCAATCGACGCTAACGCTGTTCATGGTTCCGATTCCGATGAGAACGCGCAGATCGAGGGTGACTTTTTCTTTACCGCTGAAGAACGCTTTTAG
- a CDS encoding DHH family phosphoesterase → MLSVSEIKSLLATPQKIVITTHHKPDGDAMGSSLGLYAYLIQKGHHVKVITPTDYPYFLHWMPNNSEVIVYTENQELSARLVEEAAMIFCLDFNSLSRINELGELVRASGAYKLMIDHHLEPEDFDHYRHWNINACAAAQLVYEFIVDEMQDGASMTKDIATCLYTGIMTDSGSFRFESATSSVYRIAADLIDMGAEHWRIHQLVYDNATENRLRFLGHCISNKLEILREYNTAIISVTKEELKAFDIMTGDTEGIVNYALSINGIRLAAFIIERTDKVKLSLRSTGDFPANEICKKYFGGGGHRNAAGGISEAGLAETVEQFKSILTEYKTQLLQ, encoded by the coding sequence ATGTTATCTGTATCAGAAATTAAATCGTTGCTGGCTACCCCCCAGAAGATTGTAATTACTACGCACCACAAGCCCGACGGGGATGCTATGGGCTCGTCTCTGGGTCTGTATGCTTATCTGATACAAAAGGGGCATCACGTTAAAGTGATCACGCCAACGGACTATCCTTACTTTTTGCACTGGATGCCGAACAATTCGGAGGTTATCGTATATACCGAGAACCAGGAATTGTCGGCCAGGCTCGTCGAGGAGGCCGCCATGATCTTTTGTTTGGATTTCAACAGTTTGAGCAGGATCAACGAACTCGGCGAGCTTGTCCGGGCATCAGGGGCATATAAGCTGATGATCGATCATCACCTTGAGCCTGAGGACTTTGATCATTACCGCCACTGGAACATCAATGCCTGTGCGGCAGCGCAACTGGTGTATGAGTTTATCGTGGACGAAATGCAGGATGGGGCTTCGATGACCAAGGATATTGCCACCTGTCTTTACACGGGCATAATGACCGATTCAGGATCGTTCAGATTTGAATCGGCTACCTCTTCGGTTTACCGGATTGCCGCCGATCTGATCGATATGGGGGCGGAGCATTGGCGAATCCACCAGCTCGTTTACGATAATGCTACCGAAAACCGGCTTCGTTTCCTGGGTCACTGTATCAGTAATAAGCTGGAAATACTCCGCGAATACAATACCGCGATCATTTCCGTGACGAAAGAAGAATTGAAAGCGTTTGACATCATGACCGGTGATACCGAGGGTATTGTGAATTATGCGCTTTCGATTAATGGTATCAGACTCGCTGCATTTATTATTGAAAGAACTGATAAAGTTAAACTATCTTTGCGCTCCACGGGCGATTTCCCGGCAAACGAGATTTGTAAGAAATACTTTGGAGGAGGTGGTCACAGAAACGCGGCCGGCGGGATTTCGGAGGCAGGACTTGCAGAGACAGTGGAGCAATTTAAATCGATATTAACCGAATATAAAACACAATTATTACAATAG
- a CDS encoding FKBP-type peptidyl-prolyl cis-trans isomerase, giving the protein MKKGIAILFAATLGLAACNNYKEGKGGLMYQIHHDGGKAKIKEGDVVKLNFIQKNERDSVMFSTYDIEQPQVFPVGKAQYGGDMNDVLTLFGEGDSATFKLNLDTMTKHSGQPKPPAAAKDKYLIFTVKIEKVLAKNANEADTAFQRRAQEFFQKDYMASVERLKGAEAGKIKNFIEENKLKPQTTASGLQYVISNPGSGPKPAIGDTIMLNYTGKLLTKKADGKENIFDTSVEKVAKDAGIHNAMAQYAPRPFTIGNAIPGFDEGYQLIGKGGKILLIIPSKLAYGESGQPQARITPYSPLAFEVEIVDIKKPSGSPAAANTPPAPAQ; this is encoded by the coding sequence ATGAAGAAAGGTATAGCAATTCTTTTCGCGGCTACGCTTGGTCTGGCTGCATGCAACAATTACAAAGAGGGCAAGGGTGGTCTGATGTATCAGATACATCACGACGGCGGCAAGGCCAAAATCAAGGAGGGTGACGTCGTAAAGCTGAACTTTATCCAGAAAAATGAGCGGGATTCGGTTATGTTCAGTACTTATGACATTGAACAGCCGCAGGTATTCCCGGTAGGTAAAGCGCAGTATGGCGGTGATATGAACGATGTGCTTACGCTTTTCGGTGAGGGTGACAGTGCTACATTTAAGCTTAATCTCGACACCATGACCAAGCACAGCGGTCAGCCAAAGCCACCGGCTGCTGCAAAGGATAAATATTTGATCTTTACCGTTAAAATCGAAAAAGTATTGGCTAAAAATGCAAATGAAGCGGATACGGCATTTCAAAGAAGGGCCCAGGAATTTTTTCAAAAAGATTATATGGCCAGTGTAGAGCGGTTAAAGGGCGCTGAAGCAGGTAAGATCAAGAACTTCATCGAAGAGAATAAACTTAAGCCTCAGACTACTGCTTCAGGTTTACAGTATGTGATCTCAAATCCGGGCAGCGGTCCGAAACCGGCAATTGGTGATACCATTATGTTGAACTATACTGGTAAGCTGCTGACTAAAAAAGCTGACGGGAAAGAGAATATTTTTGATACTTCGGTAGAAAAGGTTGCGAAGGATGCGGGTATACACAACGCAATGGCACAATATGCGCCGCGTCCGTTCACTATCGGTAATGCAATTCCTGGATTTGACGAGGGGTATCAGCTGATCGGTAAAGGCGGAAAAATCCTTTTGATCATACCGTCAAAACTGGCATATGGTGAAAGCGGTCAGCCACAAGCACGTATAACACCATATTCGCCATTGGCTTTTGAGGTTGAGATCGTGGACATCAAGAAACCATCAGGCTCTCCTGCGGCTGCCAATACGCCGCCGGCACCAGCACAATAA
- a CDS encoding TatD family hydrolase yields MLLTDTHTHIYYESEPGKLRDMMQRCFDHDIRRLFLPNVNVASIAMIDKMVEDYPENCFAMAGLHPCDVKDDFEEVLDLICESIPDRNICAIGEIGIDLYWDKSTLEVQQRAFSEQINWAKDLDLPIVIHCRDAFNEVFEVLEAAKGDRLRGIMHCFTGDLLQAERALELGFVLGIGGVVTYKNSGLAEVLKQIRLSDIVLETDAPYLAPVPFRGKPNESSYLKYIAEKIADIYQVTLQEVAEQTTANSVAIFKR; encoded by the coding sequence ATGCTTTTAACAGATACCCATACACACATTTACTACGAAAGCGAACCTGGGAAGCTTAGGGATATGATGCAAAGGTGCTTTGATCATGACATCAGACGCCTTTTTCTGCCGAACGTGAATGTGGCCTCAATTGCCATGATCGATAAAATGGTGGAAGACTACCCGGAAAACTGCTTTGCCATGGCGGGCTTGCATCCTTGTGATGTAAAGGACGACTTTGAGGAAGTTCTGGATCTTATCTGTGAAAGCATCCCTGATCGTAATATTTGTGCAATAGGAGAGATAGGGATTGATCTGTATTGGGACAAATCTACGCTGGAAGTTCAGCAGCGCGCGTTTTCCGAACAGATAAACTGGGCTAAAGACCTTGACCTGCCCATCGTGATTCACTGCCGGGATGCGTTTAATGAAGTTTTCGAAGTACTCGAGGCGGCAAAGGGCGATAGATTGCGCGGAATTATGCATTGTTTCACGGGCGACTTGCTGCAGGCAGAACGTGCCCTGGAACTTGGGTTTGTCCTGGGTATTGGAGGGGTTGTTACCTACAAAAATTCAGGTCTGGCCGAAGTGCTTAAGCAAATCCGGCTTTCGGACATTGTGTTAGAAACCGATGCGCCATATCTTGCACCTGTTCCATTCAGGGGTAAGCCGAACGAAAGCAGCTATCTTAAGTATATCGCCGAAAAGATAGCCGATATCTATCAGGTTACGCTCCAGGAGGTTGCTGAACAAACTACGGCCAACTCGGTTGCCATTTTCAAGCGTTAG
- a CDS encoding asparaginase yields the protein MTKILIIYTGGTIGMVNDPATGSLVPFDFKQIRQNVPELDRLNYDLDVYSFDPILDSSNMTPEIWAEIATLIKNKYELFDGFVILHGSDTMAFTASALSFMLENLSKPVVLTGSQLPIGEIRTDAKENLITALEIAATRRDDRPMVPEVCIYFDYQLFRGNRAIKYNSEKFEAFRSPNYPILAEAGVTLSFFSNYILPQPDRDLVVHLNYNPNIGVLKLYPGISELAVRAVTASPVDAIVLETFGSGNTTTAGWFIDCLKEAIGNGKLIVDITQCQRGSVELGMYETSKRLQQMGVVSGYDMTFEATITKLMYLMGQGLQHQEIVRLMEDSLRGELTN from the coding sequence ATGACTAAAATACTCATTATATATACAGGAGGGACTATAGGAATGGTCAATGATCCGGCTACAGGCTCATTGGTGCCGTTCGATTTTAAGCAGATCAGGCAGAATGTACCGGAACTGGACAGGCTCAATTACGATCTGGATGTCTACTCCTTCGATCCGATTCTGGATTCTTCCAATATGACGCCCGAAATATGGGCCGAAATTGCCACACTGATTAAAAACAAATATGAACTCTTTGACGGCTTTGTTATCCTTCACGGATCAGATACTATGGCGTTCACCGCCTCTGCCTTAAGCTTTATGCTGGAGAATCTGAGCAAGCCGGTAGTGCTCACGGGATCGCAGTTGCCGATCGGGGAGATCAGGACCGATGCCAAGGAGAACCTGATCACAGCACTCGAAATAGCCGCTACCCGCCGAGATGATCGGCCTATGGTGCCTGAAGTATGTATTTATTTTGACTATCAGCTGTTCCGGGGAAACCGGGCGATTAAATATAATTCAGAAAAGTTTGAAGCGTTTCGGTCGCCAAACTATCCTATTCTTGCAGAAGCGGGCGTTACGCTATCTTTTTTCAGCAATTATATTCTGCCGCAACCGGACCGGGATCTCGTTGTTCATCTGAATTACAATCCCAATATCGGTGTGCTTAAATTGTACCCCGGCATTTCCGAACTGGCCGTACGTGCCGTGACTGCATCGCCGGTTGATGCCATTGTACTGGAAACTTTTGGCTCAGGTAATACTACGACAGCGGGCTGGTTTATTGACTGCCTGAAGGAAGCGATAGGAAATGGCAAACTTATCGTGGATATTACGCAATGCCAACGTGGCTCTGTTGAACTGGGTATGTATGAAACGAGCAAAAGGCTTCAGCAGATGGGTGTAGTAAGCGGATACGATATGACGTTTGAGGCAACAATTACCAAATTGATGTATCTGATGGGTCAAGGTCTGCAGCATCAGGAAATTGTACGCCTGATGGAAGACTCCCTGCGTGGCGAGCTGACCAACTAG
- a CDS encoding MBL fold metallo-hydrolase, producing MIIEQIYTGCLAEAAYYIEHNGESAIVDPLREVGPYLKRAEKSGSTIKYIFETHFHADFVSGHVDLAEKSGALIVYGPTANTDFKSHIAHDGEQFQIGGLTLTALHTPGHTPESTSYLLNDEKGEPYCIFTGDTLFIGDVGRPDLAQQGTLTMEDMAGTLYDSLQQKILTLPDHVLIYPAHGAGSACGKNMSKETFDTLGNQRRLNYALRAASKDQFVAEVTSGLLPPPQYFAKNAAMNRMGYESIDNVYEKGLNPLTPEEFELVAAQTGALILDTRDPQVFAKGFIPSSINIGLNGQFAPWVGALVSDLKQPLLLVTDQGKEEEAITRLSRVGYDSTVGYLNGGFAAWAAAGKQTERIVSVSADEFEAVANADPGLHVLDVRKPGEYEAEHLESSLARPLDYINEWTGQLDPKDTYYIHCAGGYRSMIAASILKARGYDKVIDVAGGYGALKKTGLKRTDFACPSKAMHA from the coding sequence ATGATCATAGAGCAAATATATACCGGCTGTTTGGCTGAGGCGGCCTATTACATTGAGCATAATGGTGAGTCGGCTATTGTTGACCCTCTCCGTGAGGTAGGACCGTATCTGAAAAGAGCGGAAAAGTCCGGATCAACGATCAAGTATATCTTTGAAACACATTTCCATGCGGATTTTGTGTCGGGTCACGTGGATCTGGCGGAGAAGTCGGGAGCATTGATCGTCTATGGTCCGACAGCGAATACGGATTTCAAATCGCATATAGCGCATGACGGTGAACAGTTCCAGATAGGGGGACTTACATTAACTGCACTGCACACACCCGGACATACGCCGGAGTCGACCAGTTATCTGTTAAATGATGAGAAGGGCGAGCCGTATTGCATATTTACCGGAGACACACTCTTTATCGGCGACGTGGGCCGGCCTGATCTGGCACAGCAGGGTACACTAACGATGGAAGACATGGCTGGTACCCTATATGACTCACTGCAGCAGAAAATTCTAACACTGCCTGACCATGTACTTATATATCCGGCACATGGAGCGGGCTCGGCCTGTGGTAAAAACATGAGTAAGGAAACTTTTGATACGCTTGGTAATCAGCGCCGGCTAAACTACGCCTTAAGGGCGGCAAGTAAAGACCAGTTTGTGGCCGAGGTTACTTCGGGCTTGCTTCCTCCGCCTCAATATTTTGCAAAGAACGCGGCTATGAACCGGATGGGCTATGAAAGTATAGATAACGTGTATGAGAAAGGACTGAATCCGCTTACTCCTGAGGAATTCGAATTGGTCGCAGCTCAAACCGGCGCGCTTATTCTGGACACCAGGGATCCGCAGGTATTTGCAAAAGGCTTCATTCCGTCTTCAATAAATATTGGTTTGAACGGACAGTTTGCTCCTTGGGTGGGGGCGCTGGTAAGCGACTTAAAGCAGCCATTGCTGCTGGTGACGGATCAAGGGAAGGAAGAGGAGGCCATCACAAGGCTGTCGAGGGTGGGCTATGACAGTACGGTGGGTTATTTGAACGGAGGATTCGCTGCCTGGGCGGCGGCAGGAAAGCAAACAGAGCGCATCGTTTCGGTAAGTGCTGACGAGTTCGAAGCTGTCGCAAATGCCGATCCGGGTCTCCATGTGCTCGACGTCAGAAAGCCAGGGGAATACGAAGCAGAACATCTGGAAAGCTCACTTGCCAGACCGCTTGATTATATTAATGAGTGGACAGGTCAGCTTGATCCAAAGGATACTTATTACATTCATTGTGCTGGAGGGTATCGTTCCATGATCGCGGCCTCAATTCTGAAGGCCCGCGGCTATGATAAGGTTATTGATGTGGCTGGTGGTTATGGTGCGCTAAAAAAGACAGGTTTAAAGCGTACGGATTTCGCATGTCCGTCTAAAGCCATGCATGCCTGA
- a CDS encoding polyprenyl synthetase family protein, whose product MRGIDQIKLPIAADIDAFEEKFKASMHSDAPLLDRITHYIVKRKGKQIRPMFVFFSAKLCGGITESTHRGASLVELLHTATLVHDDVVDNAYERRGFFSINALWKNKIAVLVGDYLLAKGLLLSVNNKEFRLLQIVSEAVKQMSEGELLQVEKVRRMDISEELYFEVIRQKTASLIASCCACGAASAGANEESIEKMRLFGEKVGIAFQIKDDTFDFGTDDVGKPLGIDIKEKKVTLPLIYALNRADKSERKKVINLVKNHQDDPVKIQQVIDFVNGKQGVFYANQKMLEYQQQAFDILKTFEPGDAREGLEQLVRYTTERKK is encoded by the coding sequence ATGCGGGGAATCGATCAGATAAAACTTCCAATAGCTGCGGATATTGATGCCTTTGAAGAAAAGTTCAAAGCCTCGATGCATAGTGATGCGCCATTACTTGACCGTATTACTCATTATATTGTGAAACGAAAAGGGAAACAGATCAGACCGATGTTTGTCTTTTTTTCAGCAAAGCTATGCGGAGGAATAACCGAATCTACACATAGGGGTGCATCTTTGGTCGAGCTGCTGCACACAGCTACCCTGGTTCACGACGACGTTGTTGATAACGCTTATGAAAGGCGCGGGTTTTTTTCTATAAATGCTTTATGGAAGAACAAGATCGCTGTGTTGGTTGGCGACTATCTTTTGGCCAAGGGTCTGCTGCTATCGGTAAATAATAAGGAGTTCCGTCTACTCCAGATCGTGTCCGAAGCGGTAAAGCAGATGAGTGAAGGCGAGTTGCTTCAGGTAGAAAAAGTGAGGCGAATGGATATCAGCGAGGAACTGTATTTTGAAGTCATCAGGCAGAAGACAGCTTCGCTAATTGCATCTTGCTGTGCCTGCGGTGCCGCGTCTGCCGGAGCAAACGAGGAATCGATAGAGAAGATGCGGTTGTTTGGCGAGAAAGTCGGTATTGCTTTCCAAATTAAAGACGATACCTTCGATTTCGGTACCGATGATGTTGGTAAGCCGCTGGGCATCGACATCAAGGAGAAGAAAGTTACCTTGCCGCTTATTTACGCACTGAATCGGGCAGACAAATCGGAGCGCAAGAAAGTGATCAATCTTGTGAAAAACCATCAGGACGACCCCGTGAAAATCCAGCAGGTAATTGATTTTGTAAATGGCAAGCAAGGGGTGTTTTATGCCAACCAAAAGATGCTGGAATATCAGCAGCAGGCGTTTGATATTCTCAAAACTTTCGAACCGGGAGATGCCAGGGAAGGGTTGGAGCAGCTTGTGCGTTATACAACAGAGCGAAAAAAATAG
- a CDS encoding M20/M25/M40 family metallo-hydrolase has protein sequence MKITFFCAFLCTLCFSLSAQDETQTVFRQINSDVLARSQAYRNLEHATAAIGHRLTGSVNGKKAEAYAFKLLESYGYEVRYQPFEVESWSRLTNETRVGDQPGSLNKITSVTLAHSPVSANITAELVDLGNGLEDDYIKDAGRVRGKIALVYLGLLPGSPSGSPSLHRSEKAALATRYGAAGIIIINTVRTGVLLTGTASVTGKLIPIPAVCIGYENGMRLKEALKSHSQYANLNMTNFSGAISARNVIATLKGHELPAEKIVIGAHLDSWDLATGAIDNGIGAFAVIDMARAIKQVGRQPRRTIEFVLFMGEEQGLLGSKAYIQKAVSDQTLHQVRFMLNFDMTNDPKGFVSTRREMEPLLSSWGAQIAKLDTGFKNIVVTAAGLHSDHQPFMLQGIPTGGGAGGRLPNNSAPFYHSDRDTFELVDEHELKNTVRYGAMLAFALAHTDQIPANKLDEAQLASFLRLNELEIPLRIAGEWRWK, from the coding sequence ATGAAAATCACTTTTTTCTGTGCCTTCCTCTGCACGCTATGTTTCAGCCTATCCGCGCAGGACGAAACACAAACCGTATTCAGGCAAATCAACTCAGATGTTCTTGCCCGGTCGCAAGCCTATCGTAACCTGGAGCATGCAACGGCTGCCATCGGGCATAGGCTCACGGGGTCGGTAAACGGAAAAAAGGCAGAAGCTTACGCATTCAAGTTACTGGAGTCGTATGGGTATGAGGTCCGTTATCAGCCTTTTGAAGTCGAGAGCTGGAGCCGTCTTACGAACGAGACCAGGGTTGGCGACCAGCCTGGCAGCCTGAACAAGATCACTTCCGTCACCCTTGCACATTCGCCTGTTAGTGCGAACATAACCGCAGAACTGGTTGATCTGGGCAACGGTTTGGAAGACGATTATATCAAGGACGCAGGGCGGGTAAGGGGGAAAATCGCCCTGGTTTATCTCGGACTTCTTCCGGGGTCGCCCAGTGGTTCACCTTCGCTGCACAGATCAGAAAAAGCGGCTCTTGCAACCCGGTATGGCGCCGCGGGCATCATCATCATCAATACCGTGAGGACGGGCGTGTTACTCACCGGAACAGCATCGGTCACGGGCAAACTCATTCCAATACCTGCCGTATGTATAGGTTATGAAAACGGTATGCGTCTGAAAGAGGCTCTTAAAAGCCATTCGCAGTATGCCAATCTCAACATGACAAATTTTTCTGGTGCCATCAGCGCGAGAAATGTCATTGCAACGCTAAAGGGACATGAGCTGCCGGCAGAAAAGATCGTGATAGGTGCCCATCTCGACAGTTGGGACCTGGCAACGGGGGCTATTGACAATGGGATTGGTGCTTTTGCGGTAATCGATATGGCCAGGGCCATCAAACAAGTTGGAAGGCAGCCCAGGCGGACGATAGAGTTTGTTTTGTTTATGGGCGAAGAGCAGGGACTGCTGGGTTCGAAGGCATACATTCAAAAAGCTGTGAGTGATCAAACGCTTCACCAGGTTCGTTTTATGCTTAACTTCGACATGACAAATGATCCCAAAGGATTTGTCAGTACCCGCAGAGAAATGGAACCACTGTTAAGTAGCTGGGGCGCTCAGATCGCCAAACTGGACACCGGCTTTAAAAATATTGTGGTCACCGCCGCGGGTTTGCACAGTGATCATCAGCCTTTCATGCTGCAAGGTATACCTACAGGTGGAGGTGCCGGGGGTAGGTTGCCGAATAACTCAGCCCCCTTCTATCATTCGGACCGGGATACGTTTGAATTGGTTGACGAGCATGAACTTAAGAACACGGTTCGCTACGGCGCCATGCTTGCTTTCGCGCTGGCACATACAGACCAAATTCCTGCGAACAAATTAGATGAGGCACAGCTCGCTTCATTTTTAAGATTGAACGAGCTTGAGATACCGCTGAGGATTGCAGGTGAATGGCGGTGGAAGTAA